The proteins below are encoded in one region of Salvelinus fontinalis isolate EN_2023a chromosome 10, ASM2944872v1, whole genome shotgun sequence:
- the LOC129864132 gene encoding arfaptin-2-like isoform X2 has translation MLSKAATMEIPINRNGDTGTLPEDDSLEQVAKLQWSLDEKDLQQVMVSGPNLNETSIVSGGYGGTAEGIIPTSSIKGSSMQDSRSSSSMTAEEASRGVAVEKLDFMKQWGLNTYKCTKQMIAERFGRGSRTVDLELEAQIEVLRDTKRKYENVLRLARALTNHLYSMVQTQHALGDTFTDLSLKSPELRDEFGYNAETQKLLCKNGETLLGAINFFVSSINTLVNKTMEDTLMTIKMYEAARLEFDAYRADLEELSVGPRDVVNMARIDTAQEQYQIHKDKYERLRSDVTIKLNFLDENKVKVMHKQLLLFHNAISAYFAGNQQQLEQTLKQFNIKLRPPGADKPSWLEEP, from the exons GTTGCTAAGCTACAGTGGAGCTTAGATGAGAAG gacctcCAGCAGGTGATGGTGTCTGGACCCAATCTGAATGAGACCAGTATTGTATCCGGAGGTTACGGGGGTACAGCTGAGGGAATCATTCCTACCAGCTCCATTAAAG GTTCCAGTATGCAGGACAGTAGAAGCAGCAGTTCCATGACTGCAGAGGAGGCCTCCAGAGGAGTGGCTGTAGAGAAACTAGACTTCATGAAGCAATGGGGCCTCAACACCTACAAG TGCACTAAACAGATGATCGCAGAGCGGTTTGGTCGTGGTTCTAGGACTGTGGATCTAGAACTGGAGGCTCAGATAGAAGTCCTCCGGGACACCAAGAGGAAGTATGAGAATGTGCTGCGATTGGCCAGAGCCCTGACCAATCACTTGTACAGCATGGTGCAGACGCAACACGCCCTCGGGGACACCTTCACCGACCTCAGCCTGAAATCACCTGAACTACGG GATGAGTTTGGGTACAACGCAGAGACCCAGAAGTTATTATGTAAGAATGGAGAGACACTGCTGGGAGCCATCAACTTCTTTGTGTCCAGCATCAATACGCTGGTTAACAAAACCATGGAGGACACGCTGATGACCATCAAGATGTACGAGGCTGCTAG GTTGGAGTTTGATGCGTACAGGGCAGACCTAGAGGAATTAAGCGTTGGCCCCAGGGATGTGGTGAACATGGCCCGTATAGATACAGCCCAGGAGCAGTACCAGATCCACAAGGACAAATATGAACGTCTTCGCTCTGACGTCACTATCAAACTCAACTTCCTGGATGAAAACAAG gtaaaGGTGATGCATAAACAGCTGCTCCTGTTCCATAATGCCATCTCAGCCTACTTCGCTGGTAACCAGCAGCAGTTGGAGCAGACCCTGAAGCAGTTCAACATCAAGCTGAGGCCCCCAGGGGCCGACAAACCCTCCTGGCTTGAGGAACCATGA
- the LOC129864132 gene encoding arfaptin-2-like isoform X1 yields MLSKAATMEIPINRNGDTGTLPEDDSLEQVAKLQWSLDEKDLQQVMVSGPNLNETSIVSGGYGGTAEGIIPTSSIKGPAVHYNAQFNRRIPVTGQGSSMQDSRSSSSMTAEEASRGVAVEKLDFMKQWGLNTYKCTKQMIAERFGRGSRTVDLELEAQIEVLRDTKRKYENVLRLARALTNHLYSMVQTQHALGDTFTDLSLKSPELRDEFGYNAETQKLLCKNGETLLGAINFFVSSINTLVNKTMEDTLMTIKMYEAARLEFDAYRADLEELSVGPRDVVNMARIDTAQEQYQIHKDKYERLRSDVTIKLNFLDENKVKVMHKQLLLFHNAISAYFAGNQQQLEQTLKQFNIKLRPPGADKPSWLEEP; encoded by the exons GTTGCTAAGCTACAGTGGAGCTTAGATGAGAAG gacctcCAGCAGGTGATGGTGTCTGGACCCAATCTGAATGAGACCAGTATTGTATCCGGAGGTTACGGGGGTACAGCTGAGGGAATCATTCCTACCAGCTCCATTAAAG gccctgCTGTGCACTACAACGCTCAGTTTAACAGACGCATCCCAGTCACAGGACAAG GTTCCAGTATGCAGGACAGTAGAAGCAGCAGTTCCATGACTGCAGAGGAGGCCTCCAGAGGAGTGGCTGTAGAGAAACTAGACTTCATGAAGCAATGGGGCCTCAACACCTACAAG TGCACTAAACAGATGATCGCAGAGCGGTTTGGTCGTGGTTCTAGGACTGTGGATCTAGAACTGGAGGCTCAGATAGAAGTCCTCCGGGACACCAAGAGGAAGTATGAGAATGTGCTGCGATTGGCCAGAGCCCTGACCAATCACTTGTACAGCATGGTGCAGACGCAACACGCCCTCGGGGACACCTTCACCGACCTCAGCCTGAAATCACCTGAACTACGG GATGAGTTTGGGTACAACGCAGAGACCCAGAAGTTATTATGTAAGAATGGAGAGACACTGCTGGGAGCCATCAACTTCTTTGTGTCCAGCATCAATACGCTGGTTAACAAAACCATGGAGGACACGCTGATGACCATCAAGATGTACGAGGCTGCTAG GTTGGAGTTTGATGCGTACAGGGCAGACCTAGAGGAATTAAGCGTTGGCCCCAGGGATGTGGTGAACATGGCCCGTATAGATACAGCCCAGGAGCAGTACCAGATCCACAAGGACAAATATGAACGTCTTCGCTCTGACGTCACTATCAAACTCAACTTCCTGGATGAAAACAAG gtaaaGGTGATGCATAAACAGCTGCTCCTGTTCCATAATGCCATCTCAGCCTACTTCGCTGGTAACCAGCAGCAGTTGGAGCAGACCCTGAAGCAGTTCAACATCAAGCTGAGGCCCCCAGGGGCCGACAAACCCTCCTGGCTTGAGGAACCATGA
- the LOC129864132 gene encoding arfaptin-2-like isoform X3 — translation MLSKAATMEIPINRNGDTGTLPEDDSLEQDLQQVMVSGPNLNETSIVSGGYGGTAEGIIPTSSIKGPAVHYNAQFNRRIPVTGQGSSMQDSRSSSSMTAEEASRGVAVEKLDFMKQWGLNTYKCTKQMIAERFGRGSRTVDLELEAQIEVLRDTKRKYENVLRLARALTNHLYSMVQTQHALGDTFTDLSLKSPELRDEFGYNAETQKLLCKNGETLLGAINFFVSSINTLVNKTMEDTLMTIKMYEAARLEFDAYRADLEELSVGPRDVVNMARIDTAQEQYQIHKDKYERLRSDVTIKLNFLDENKVKVMHKQLLLFHNAISAYFAGNQQQLEQTLKQFNIKLRPPGADKPSWLEEP, via the exons gacctcCAGCAGGTGATGGTGTCTGGACCCAATCTGAATGAGACCAGTATTGTATCCGGAGGTTACGGGGGTACAGCTGAGGGAATCATTCCTACCAGCTCCATTAAAG gccctgCTGTGCACTACAACGCTCAGTTTAACAGACGCATCCCAGTCACAGGACAAG GTTCCAGTATGCAGGACAGTAGAAGCAGCAGTTCCATGACTGCAGAGGAGGCCTCCAGAGGAGTGGCTGTAGAGAAACTAGACTTCATGAAGCAATGGGGCCTCAACACCTACAAG TGCACTAAACAGATGATCGCAGAGCGGTTTGGTCGTGGTTCTAGGACTGTGGATCTAGAACTGGAGGCTCAGATAGAAGTCCTCCGGGACACCAAGAGGAAGTATGAGAATGTGCTGCGATTGGCCAGAGCCCTGACCAATCACTTGTACAGCATGGTGCAGACGCAACACGCCCTCGGGGACACCTTCACCGACCTCAGCCTGAAATCACCTGAACTACGG GATGAGTTTGGGTACAACGCAGAGACCCAGAAGTTATTATGTAAGAATGGAGAGACACTGCTGGGAGCCATCAACTTCTTTGTGTCCAGCATCAATACGCTGGTTAACAAAACCATGGAGGACACGCTGATGACCATCAAGATGTACGAGGCTGCTAG GTTGGAGTTTGATGCGTACAGGGCAGACCTAGAGGAATTAAGCGTTGGCCCCAGGGATGTGGTGAACATGGCCCGTATAGATACAGCCCAGGAGCAGTACCAGATCCACAAGGACAAATATGAACGTCTTCGCTCTGACGTCACTATCAAACTCAACTTCCTGGATGAAAACAAG gtaaaGGTGATGCATAAACAGCTGCTCCTGTTCCATAATGCCATCTCAGCCTACTTCGCTGGTAACCAGCAGCAGTTGGAGCAGACCCTGAAGCAGTTCAACATCAAGCTGAGGCCCCCAGGGGCCGACAAACCCTCCTGGCTTGAGGAACCATGA